One stretch of Verrucomicrobiota bacterium DNA includes these proteins:
- a CDS encoding zinc-dependent metalloprotease, giving the protein MQRPNLLTKVCGVLTLTAVFFLQPGFFVSAQEQPAEKDKPEAKADEKKPDASSAKKPKFKKYDEVITKEAVTKTGLFRVHRIEESLFYEIPTDALDTDMLWVVQISETTAGSSYAGMPAGDRVVRWEQRGDQVLLRDVRYSIRAETGDPIAAAVKASNLAPIIRVFEVKAYGKDKAPVIDVTDLFKKDVPEFSARRSLSAGAMDSARSFIEEFKVFPRNVNVRVLASYAPGRATGPGGGGPPGDDTPRSSGITAVVHHSMVKLPEVPMKPRRHDSRVGFFSVSFTDYADGTTHEAETVRYITRWRLEKKNPEAAISEPVKPIVFYVGREVPEKWKSHVKAGIEDWRPAFEAAGFTNAILGKLPPDPRDDPDWDAEDARISSIRWLPSSVENAFGPHVHDPRTGEILEADVRMYHNVQKLVRDWYFVQASPSDPRAQAFPLPDDLMGELIRFVVAHEVGHSLGFPHNMKASSSYSIEQLRSPEWTRKNGTAPSVMDYARFNYVAQPGDGAALLPKVGPYDHFAVNWGYRQFSKGTDEKKELEKIVKVQKDQPIYRFGDPNAFVDSTQQTEDLGSNAVEATQLGLKNLERVAGYLIQATSKEGKDYSLLANAYDQLLAQWNREMGHVVNVVGGVQEVNLYFGDADRRFFPNAAEYQDKAVTFLLENALSTPTNLIRDDIVARLTPDGTAQRVLNAQSQVLRNLTSASRVNRLAEVEQTKGNTAYSPAKLFLDLRSGLFRELAAKPVAIDLYRRNLQRSYIDLLSANIKTPAANSDLPAYSRAELQSIRETIQKADGSGASTVVQAHLKDLLSRIEKALDPRTP; this is encoded by the coding sequence ATGCAGCGACCAAATCTTCTCACCAAGGTATGCGGTGTCTTGACGCTCACGGCGGTCTTCTTCTTGCAGCCTGGATTCTTTGTCTCGGCCCAAGAGCAGCCGGCGGAAAAGGACAAACCCGAAGCCAAGGCCGACGAAAAGAAACCCGATGCCAGCTCGGCCAAGAAGCCCAAGTTCAAGAAGTATGACGAAGTGATCACGAAGGAAGCGGTCACAAAGACCGGGTTGTTCCGCGTGCATCGCATCGAGGAAAGCCTCTTTTACGAAATCCCGACCGATGCGCTCGACACCGACATGCTCTGGGTGGTTCAGATTTCCGAAACCACGGCCGGCAGTTCGTATGCCGGGATGCCCGCCGGGGATCGCGTGGTTCGTTGGGAGCAACGCGGCGATCAGGTCCTCTTGCGGGACGTGCGTTACAGCATCCGCGCGGAGACCGGCGACCCCATCGCGGCGGCGGTCAAAGCCTCCAACCTGGCTCCCATCATCCGCGTCTTCGAGGTCAAGGCTTATGGCAAAGACAAAGCGCCGGTGATCGACGTGACCGATCTGTTCAAGAAGGACGTTCCGGAGTTCAGCGCGCGACGCTCTCTCAGTGCGGGCGCAATGGACAGCGCCCGTTCCTTTATCGAAGAATTCAAGGTCTTTCCGAGAAACGTGAATGTCCGCGTGCTGGCGAGTTATGCGCCAGGCCGTGCGACCGGACCCGGCGGCGGCGGTCCGCCGGGCGATGACACGCCGCGTTCCAGCGGGATCACGGCCGTCGTCCACCACAGTATGGTGAAGCTGCCCGAAGTTCCCATGAAACCCCGGCGCCACGATTCGCGCGTCGGGTTCTTCAGCGTGAGCTTCACCGATTACGCCGACGGCACGACACACGAGGCGGAAACAGTTCGCTACATCACGCGCTGGCGCCTGGAAAAGAAGAATCCGGAAGCGGCGATCTCAGAGCCCGTCAAGCCGATCGTGTTCTATGTCGGGCGGGAAGTTCCGGAGAAATGGAAATCGCACGTCAAAGCCGGGATCGAGGACTGGCGGCCCGCCTTTGAGGCGGCAGGCTTCACCAACGCGATCCTTGGGAAACTGCCGCCCGACCCTCGCGACGATCCGGATTGGGACGCGGAAGACGCGCGGATTTCCAGCATTCGCTGGCTGCCTTCGAGTGTTGAAAACGCCTTCGGCCCGCACGTGCATGATCCGAGAACCGGCGAGATTTTGGAAGCGGACGTGCGGATGTACCACAACGTGCAGAAGTTGGTTCGCGATTGGTATTTCGTCCAGGCGTCCCCGTCCGATCCGCGGGCTCAGGCTTTTCCGTTGCCGGACGACTTGATGGGTGAGCTGATCCGTTTTGTCGTCGCCCACGAAGTCGGGCATTCGCTGGGTTTCCCCCACAACATGAAGGCCTCATCGAGTTACAGCATCGAACAGCTTCGCAGTCCGGAGTGGACTCGGAAAAACGGGACGGCTCCCTCGGTCATGGATTATGCCCGGTTCAATTACGTGGCGCAGCCCGGCGACGGCGCGGCGTTGCTGCCGAAGGTCGGGCCGTACGATCATTTCGCCGTGAACTGGGGCTACCGCCAGTTCTCCAAGGGTACGGACGAAAAGAAGGAGCTGGAGAAAATCGTGAAGGTTCAAAAGGACCAGCCCATCTACCGATTCGGCGATCCAAATGCCTTCGTGGATTCGACGCAGCAAACCGAGGATCTCGGATCGAATGCCGTCGAAGCCACACAGCTCGGCTTGAAAAACCTGGAGCGCGTCGCCGGGTATTTGATCCAGGCCACGAGCAAAGAAGGAAAGGACTATTCGTTGCTCGCCAACGCTTACGACCAACTGCTGGCGCAGTGGAACCGCGAGATGGGCCACGTCGTGAACGTCGTGGGCGGCGTGCAGGAAGTGAATCTGTATTTTGGAGACGCGGACCGGCGCTTCTTTCCTAATGCCGCGGAGTACCAAGACAAGGCTGTGACGTTTCTGTTGGAGAATGCTCTCAGCACACCCACAAACTTGATCCGCGACGACATTGTTGCCCGATTGACGCCGGACGGCACCGCGCAACGCGTGCTCAACGCTCAGAGCCAGGTGCTGAGAAATTTGACCTCCGCGTCGCGAGTCAATCGCCTGGCCGAGGTCGAGCAAACCAAGGGCAATACCGCTTACTCCCCGGCCAAACTTTTTCTCGACCTCCGAAGCGGGCTGTTCCGTGAACTCGCCGCGAAGCCCGTTGCCATCGACCTGTATCGGCGCAACCTGCAGCGTTCGTATATCGACCTGCTCTCGGCCAACATCAAAACGCCGGCCGCAAACTCGGACCTTCCGGCCTACTCGCGCGCGGAACTGCAGAGCATCCGCGAGACGATTCAGAAAGCGGATGGCTCAGGCGCAAGCACGGTCGTGCAAGCGCATCTGAAGGACTTGCTGTCGCGCATCGAGAAGGCGCTCGATCCCCGCACGCCTTAG